In a genomic window of Propionispora vibrioides:
- a CDS encoding DUF4145 domain-containing protein, translated as MNNPDLDVSKKDGKVINCLHCNNETYMHLISTYNRFWNSEENLIWEDDTWNLFLCPVCSGVTLEHISIFSEDLDYEYSPLHDEPVRKPRIAILYPAKAINSLPAPHEDLPDELLADYEEARSIAHLSPRGSAALLRLVLQKLSKHLGAKGTNINEDIKYLVNEGLPQRLQQAFDIVRIIGNNAVHPGYIDLNDNIEIVHKLFTLINIITEHLITQPKMISKLYDDLPKGQLKSIEKRNKTTKP; from the coding sequence ATGAACAATCCTGATCTTGATGTAAGCAAAAAGGACGGAAAAGTAATCAACTGCCTACACTGCAACAACGAGACTTATATGCATCTTATATCCACCTACAACCGCTTCTGGAACTCCGAAGAAAACTTAATCTGGGAAGACGATACCTGGAACTTATTTTTATGTCCAGTTTGTAGCGGCGTAACTTTAGAGCATATATCGATATTTAGCGAGGATCTAGATTACGAATATAGCCCTCTACACGATGAACCAGTTAGAAAACCACGAATTGCAATCCTATATCCTGCTAAAGCAATAAATTCGTTGCCAGCCCCTCACGAAGATTTGCCTGATGAGTTATTGGCAGACTACGAGGAAGCTCGTTCAATTGCACATCTTTCACCCCGTGGCTCTGCCGCCCTTTTGCGATTAGTATTACAGAAACTATCTAAGCATCTTGGAGCTAAGGGTACCAATATCAATGAGGACATAAAGTATCTTGTTAACGAAGGATTGCCTCAAAGATTACAGCAAGCTTTTGATATTGTTCGTATAATCGGTAACAATGCTGTTCACCCCGGCTATATTGATTTAAACGATAATATTGAAATAGTACATAAGCTCTTTACTTTAATAAATATAATCACAGAGCACCTCATAACACAGCCAAAGATGATCAGTAAGCTGTACGATGATCTACCTAAAGGGCAACTAAAATCTATTGAAAAGCGAAATAAAACAACAAAGCCTTAA